The window TTAGTCCTTCTGACAGTGGATTCGTCGGACCGATTGGACACTATTCTCCGATATACCTTCGGCAGCGATCGGGTTCTGTTATGCAGACATCGATCAACCAAACACAAACAGAGTTCCATACAAGATAATTGTGTTCTCCAAAACAGAATCAAAGTCAGTTTGAGACAGTAATACTGACCTGCTCAGAACGTATTTTTATTACACCTGTACTGCTGTAAATCGGTTCCGGCAAACTGTCGAGGGGGACCGCTATCTCTGGAATAGTATCACCAACCGTTTGATGAGATACAGAGTACGATGAGTTACATAGGGAGAAAACCATTCTCTACCAAAGAACACACCTGTATATTGGTCCCACGTCACATGGCTGACAGACACACAACACACGCGAAACAAAAATTAGCGCAAGACTCGAAGGAATCCCACCAAATCAGTGTGGTCAGTGCTCACAAGCACTGTGGTACACCCCATGGAGTATTCCGGGTGGTTACGCCGACCGTAATTTCATCTTTCATATGTATTATTCAACTCCACAGCATCTGAATATATCTTAGTATAATTGCGATAGACTGACAATCACTCCCAGAGACGGGAGTCCGCAGGCTGCTTGCGGTTCAACAGCGCCAGTGTTCTGCCAGACTCACCGAAACAGTAATTTTATTAGGGTAGGCAAGCAGTTCAACAGTATCAATAGACCATGAGTAATTGGCTCCTCAAGCGAATCGGGCAGAGCATCTTGACGGTTGTCGTGGTGTTCCATCTGACATTCGTCTTGGTTCGGCTCATGCCGTCGGACCCTGTTCAGGCGATGTTCACGCAGATGATGGCGGAGAATCCGGACAATCCGGAACAAGCTCGCCAGCTCGTCGAACTATATGTAAGTATCAACCCGCAAGACCCACTGTATATACAGTATATCGACTACATGGCTGCCCTCCTGCAGGGCGACCTCGGTTACTCGATGGCCGAGAACGCCTCGGTGAACCAGGTTCTCGCTGAGGCAGTCCCGTGGACGATTTTCTACATGTCCGTGGCGATGGCCATCACGTTCGTGACGAGTATCTGTATCGGTGCGATTATGGCCTACTACGAGGGAACGAAATTCGACACCGCGATGACCGTCGTCGCTGTCATCGAGAGCTCGACCCCGTACTACGTCGTTGCACTGCTGTTGTTGTTCGTCTTCTCCTACCAGCTCGGCTGGTTCCCAACGAGCGCCCGCTACCCTGGTGGAGCCGACATCGGTCTGAACGCCGAGTTCGTCCTCGGTGCGTTCTATCACGCAGCGCTTCCGATCTTCTCGATGGTCGTTACAGGGGCTGCAGCATCGCTCGAGATGCGTGGGAACTCGATCAGTGTCCTCGGCTCTGACCACATCCGAGTTGCACGCCTGCGTGGACTGCCGCCAATGCGTATCGCACTCCGATACGTCATGCGCAACGCATTGCTCCCGCTTTACACCGGCCTGTTGCTCCTCGTTGGCTTCATGATCGGTGGCTCGATCGTTCTCGAGGAGATCTTCAACTACCGCGGGATGGGGTGGTATATGTTCGAGGGGGTCAACAACCGTGACTACCCACTGATGGTTGGTGGCTTCATGGTGATCTGTTTCACCGTCGTCATCATGATGTTCATCGCTGACCTTACCTACAGCAAAATCGACCCGCGTGCGAAAACCAGCGGTGACAACATGGAAGTGTACGGCAGCTCGGCCGGTGTCCCACTTCGCACACAGCTCAAACGCTACATCCAGCGTCTCACCAGCAGCAACGAGCCTCGAGCCGACGGCGGAACGACTCCACACGCGTTGTTCGGTGACGATGATGCGGCGAGCGTGAGCCGCAAAGACGTCATGTATCGGAAGTTCGACCGCTCGGTGTACGCGCCGGCCAAGATCGTCCTGAGTGACTGGCGTGGTCTCGTCGGGACCGTGCTGACTATGTCGTTCATCTTCATGGGCGTCTTCGGTCCGCAGTTTACCCACAGTCCAACAGCAACGTTCGACTCGTGGGTCTCGCCACTGGATGGCAACCTCGCACACCCGCTTGGAACGAGTAACACCGGGATTGACATCCTGTCGCTCGTCGTCAATGGGACAACTCCGGTCCTCATCATGGTCGCAACTGGTGCGATTGTCACGGTGTCGCTCGGTGTCGCTGTCGGGACGGCAGCCGGCTTCCGTGGCGGTGCGCTCGACCGCGCGCTCATGACCATCTGTGACATCGTCGTCTCGATCCCTGGTCTGCCACTGATCATCGTCATTGCGGCGATCATTGAACCGCGCCATCCCGCACTGATCGGTATCGTCCTCTCCGTTGCCGCCTGGGGTGGCCTTGGACGGGCGATCCGGTCTGAAGTGCTGAAAGTCCGCAGTCAGGAGTACGTCGAGGCCTCCCGCGCAATGGGCGTCGGGACCTTCGCAATTGTCCTGAAGGACATCCTGCCAAACATCTGGCCATACGTCCTCATCAACCTCGCCAACCACGGACGGAACATCATCTTCTCGTCCGTCGCCCTGTACTACCTGGGCTTCCTGCCACGCAGCACCCAGAACTGGGGTGTCCTGCTCGATCAGGCAGAGTCGTCCAACGCGCTGTACTCCATAGGCCAGGTCCACTACATCCTGGCACCGATGCTGGTCATCATCCTGTTCTCGATGGGGCTGATCCTCATCGCACAGGCACTCGACCGCATCAGTAACCCACGGATCCGCGCCCGTCACGCCAAGTCCGTCGACGACGACGAACCACGATAACGGCTGACGGCGATACGATTACGGTTTCTTTTTTGCGCCGCGTACGTGAACAGCGACGGCCTCGAAACGACTCGCTTGTACTAGCCACTACAGACACGGTGAGTGCCAGCAAAAAAAGTGTGATCGACGCCTGCAGTACTGCCTTTCTATCCCTGATAGGCGTCTGATTCTTCGAGCACGGCCGATTCCGAAAGGTCCCAGTCTGCGAGATACGCTTCCTGTGCGTCGACGAGTTCGGCAAACAGTTCCCGCGCTTCCTCGGTCTGGAGCGTTCGAATCTGCTGGTCGATGAGGAAGCCTTCGAATGCGGCGTCGATGTCGCCCTCGCGGGAGGCCTCGATGACCGTCTCGATAGTATCGACGTGGCCCTGAATCAGCGCGCGAACGGGCCGTGGGAAGCCGCCAGCGGCCATCGGCTTGACCTCGTTCGCTCGAACCGTCGCGTTCGTCTCGACAACGGCGTGTTCCTCCAGGTCGGAGACCTGCCCGACGTTCGGGAGGTTGATGTTCGTCACGTAGGTGTCTTTGCCGACGAGCGCGCGAAGAATGTCCACGAAGACCTCGTCGGATTCCTCGAGTTCGAACTCCTTCTCACCGGAGAGCCAGGCTTCGACATCGGTGGTCTGGTCGGATTCGGCGGGCGTCCAGTGTTTGGCGCGGTAGTCGCTGCCGGTACGTTTGACGCCCCAGCGGTTGAGTCCTTCTTGGCCGTTCTGGATGAACGAGGTCGCATATTCGACGAGGTGGCGATCACCCGCGGCGGGCAAGACGTCGAATCGGCGGAACAGTTCCCAGGTTACCTGCCAGTTGTCCACGAAGACGCTTTCATCGGCGAGATCATCCCAGGTGAATTCCTGGTGGCCTTCCTCGCCCTCAACCAGGTCCTCGAGAACGGGCCAGAGGTCGACGCCCTTACAGCGGGCTTCATCGACCCACGTGAAGTGGTTGATCCCCTTGACGTTGACCGAGATGTCCGAGCGCTCGGCATCCATGTCGAGTTCCTCGCGGGCGTAGTGCGCGAGGCGATGGCGGGTGCCAAGCACTTCGTGACAGAGGCCGAGTGCGTTGATCTCGGGATACTCGTCATAGAGTGCGCGCGTGACGAAGTGGACCGGATTCGTGTAGTTGAACACCCATGCGTCGGGGCAGTGTTCGCGGATCGCAGCGGCGAACTTCCGATACTGTGGAACGGTCCGCATTGCCCGGAAGATGCCGCCGGGACCGATTGTCGCCGCAACGGCTCCGTAGATACCGTACTCCTTGGGAATGTCGAGGTCGTGAACGAACGTCTCTGCCGGATTGTACTGTGTCGAGAGAATGACGACGTCCGCGCCGGTGAGTGCCTCCTCGAGTGTCTCGACTGCTGCGTAGGACCACTCCGAGGTTGGCTCGACGTCGGCATCGCTGTGGACCCAATTGCCGAACTCGGCGTTTCGCTGTGCGCTCTCGTAGAACTCGTCATAGAGTCGCACCTCTCCGCTGAGATCAGACTGTGCGAGGTCGCGGATCAGATTCGGTGCCCACTGGCGGCTGCCACCGCCGAGATAGGCGATCGTAATGTCGTCGGGATCGATTGCTGTCTCCGCTGTGACTGCAGTGTCCAATTGTTGTGACATCGTACGGAGGGAGCGTGAGCCACGCTGATAAACATCATGGTACGAGTAACATCGCCCCATACCCGACTGTGGTGCTCTTTTCTTGCTGTCAAGTCCACGCCTGGATTTGCTCCTGTCTGCTGTATCCGATCAGTACGCTTATCAAATACTGGCTGTGAGAACCACGCATGCAGTACGAAAATCCGGTCCTTCCCGGGTTCCATCCAGACCCGAGCATCTGCCGCGTCGGCTCTGATTACTACCTCGCGACGAGTTCGTTCGAGTACACGCCAGGCATCCCACTGTATCACAGCGAGAACCTGGTCGACTGGGAGCCAATCGGTCACTGCCTCACCGCAGACCAACTCGACCTCGAGGATGCGGAACCCTCCCAAGGCATCTTCGCGCCGACGCTGCGCCATCACGAGGGCACGTTCTATCTGGTCACGACGAACGTCTCTGCAGGTGGGCACTTCGTCATCACGGCAGACGAGCCAACCGGCGAGTGGTCTGACCCGCTCTGGATCGACGCGCCGGGAATCGACCCCGACCTGTTCTGGGACGATGGGACAGCGTACTTCACGTACCGCAGCGGCCCGGACGGCATCGAACAGGCCGAAATCGATCTTGAGACGGGCGAACTCGGGGAGTCCACCCAACTCTGTCGGCGGCTTGTCTCGGACTACACCGAAGCGCCACACCTCTACGAGGTCGATGGCACCTACTACCTGATCGTCGCGGAAGGGGGCACCCACACCCGGCACATGGTCTGTGCGGCCCGCGCTGATGATCCGACGGGACCGTTCGAGCCCTGCCCCAACAATCCAATTTTAAGCCACCGCAGCGTCAGCGGTGCGTACAACCCGATTCAGGCCATCGGCCACGCTGACCTCGTCGAGGCCCACGACGGCTCGTGGTGGCTCGTCTGTCTCGGCATCCGCAAACACGGCGGCCACCCCGGCTGGCACCACCTCGGCCGCGAAACGTTCCTCGCCCCCGTCACCTGGGAGGACGGCTGGCCAGTCGTCAACGACGGTGAGCCACTCGAGGCCGAGATGACCGTCCCCGACACGGCCCTCGAGACGGGCGAGACCCAATCCTGGGAGACAACAGCGCCGTTCGACGGCGACGAACTTGGCCCACTGTGGAACTACCGATACCCACCCGAAACCGACCGGTACGTCCTCGAGGATGGAATCCTCACGCTCCATGGTGGCCCTGCAACGCTTGACGACCGCGACTCGACGTTCGTCGGCCGCCGCCAGCAACAC is drawn from Natronolimnobius sp. AArcel1 and contains these coding sequences:
- a CDS encoding ABC transporter permease subunit: MSNWLLKRIGQSILTVVVVFHLTFVLVRLMPSDPVQAMFTQMMAENPDNPEQARQLVELYVSINPQDPLYIQYIDYMAALLQGDLGYSMAENASVNQVLAEAVPWTIFYMSVAMAITFVTSICIGAIMAYYEGTKFDTAMTVVAVIESSTPYYVVALLLLFVFSYQLGWFPTSARYPGGADIGLNAEFVLGAFYHAALPIFSMVVTGAAASLEMRGNSISVLGSDHIRVARLRGLPPMRIALRYVMRNALLPLYTGLLLLVGFMIGGSIVLEEIFNYRGMGWYMFEGVNNRDYPLMVGGFMVICFTVVIMMFIADLTYSKIDPRAKTSGDNMEVYGSSAGVPLRTQLKRYIQRLTSSNEPRADGGTTPHALFGDDDAASVSRKDVMYRKFDRSVYAPAKIVLSDWRGLVGTVLTMSFIFMGVFGPQFTHSPTATFDSWVSPLDGNLAHPLGTSNTGIDILSLVVNGTTPVLIMVATGAIVTVSLGVAVGTAAGFRGGALDRALMTICDIVVSIPGLPLIIVIAAIIEPRHPALIGIVLSVAAWGGLGRAIRSEVLKVRSQEYVEASRAMGVGTFAIVLKDILPNIWPYVLINLANHGRNIIFSSVALYYLGFLPRSTQNWGVLLDQAESSNALYSIGQVHYILAPMLVIILFSMGLILIAQALDRISNPRIRARHAKSVDDDEPR
- a CDS encoding glycoside hydrolase family 4, coding for MSQQLDTAVTAETAIDPDDITIAYLGGGSRQWAPNLIRDLAQSDLSGEVRLYDEFYESAQRNAEFGNWVHSDADVEPTSEWSYAAVETLEEALTGADVVILSTQYNPAETFVHDLDIPKEYGIYGAVAATIGPGGIFRAMRTVPQYRKFAAAIREHCPDAWVFNYTNPVHFVTRALYDEYPEINALGLCHEVLGTRHRLAHYAREELDMDAERSDISVNVKGINHFTWVDEARCKGVDLWPVLEDLVEGEEGHQEFTWDDLADESVFVDNWQVTWELFRRFDVLPAAGDRHLVEYATSFIQNGQEGLNRWGVKRTGSDYRAKHWTPAESDQTTDVEAWLSGEKEFELEESDEVFVDILRALVGKDTYVTNINLPNVGQVSDLEEHAVVETNATVRANEVKPMAAGGFPRPVRALIQGHVDTIETVIEASREGDIDAAFEGFLIDQQIRTLQTEEARELFAELVDAQEAYLADWDLSESAVLEESDAYQG
- a CDS encoding glycoside hydrolase family 43 protein; the protein is MQYENPVLPGFHPDPSICRVGSDYYLATSSFEYTPGIPLYHSENLVDWEPIGHCLTADQLDLEDAEPSQGIFAPTLRHHEGTFYLVTTNVSAGGHFVITADEPTGEWSDPLWIDAPGIDPDLFWDDGTAYFTYRSGPDGIEQAEIDLETGELGESTQLCRRLVSDYTEAPHLYEVDGTYYLIVAEGGTHTRHMVCAARADDPTGPFEPCPNNPILSHRSVSGAYNPIQAIGHADLVEAHDGSWWLVCLGIRKHGGHPGWHHLGRETFLAPVTWEDGWPVVNDGEPLEAEMTVPDTALETGETQSWETTAPFDGDELGPLWNYRYPPETDRYVLEDGILTLHGGPATLDDRDSTFVGRRQQHFDCKVETELVFNPEADGEAGLTALYDESHHYEIGLTREDGNRVVVARATVGDISDRLGEVRVPEGPVTLRLEATQDEYDWRVETTEGTEHLATAPTKYLATEVAGGFTGVYLGPYATGNGNECDQPAHFESFAYRSSE